The genomic window TTCCACCACCATAGCCGCGTGTTCACGCCGCAGCAGCCGGGGTTCTGAAACACCGCAGCTGTGGGCGATCAGCTCGACTTCGTGCACCAGATTATCGTGAAAATGACGCACCCGCTCGGCCTTGTCGGCGGGCACCAGGCCGCGCTGCAGATCCGGGTCATGGGTCGTCACCCCGGCGGGGCAGGTATTGCGGTTGCACTGCATCGCCTGGATGCAGCCCAGCGAAAACATGAAGCCGCGGGCACTGACCACAAAGTCCGCCCCCATGCACAGTGCCGCTGCCACATCGGTCGGGGTGATCAGCTTGCCGGACGCCACCAGCCTTATGCGTTCGCGCAGACCATGCTCCAGCAGCTTGTTGACCAGCACCGGCAGGCTTTCGCGCAGCGGCAAACCGACGCTGTCCATCAACGGCATGGGCGCCGCACCGGTGCCGCCATCGGAGCTGTCCAGGGTGATGAAATCGGGTGCCGATTCTATGCCCCGGTCATGAATCATCTGGCAGAAATCGTCCAGCCAGTGGGCTGATCCCAGCACCAGCTTGATGCCACAGGGCTTGCCGGTCACGCTACGCACATGCCCGATCATGTCCAGCAGATCACCAATGGAGTCGATCTCCGGATGACGGTTGGGGCTGATGGATGCATGGCCTTCGGGGATGCCGCGAATACTCGCCACTTCCGCGCTGACTTTCTCCGCCGGCAGCATGCCACCCTTGCCGGGTTTCGCGCCCTGGGACAGCTTGATTTCGAACATCCGCACCTGGCGGATGTCGGCCTTCTCCCGCAGTTTTTCGTCGGACAGCAGGCCATGCTCATCGCGCACGCCATATTTGGCCGTGCCTATCTGACACACCAGATCGCAGCCACCTTCCAGGTGGTAGGGGGCAATGCCGCCTTCACCGGTGTTCATCCAGCAGCCGGCCAGCTGGGCACCACGGGACAGCGCCTGCACCGCAGGTTTGGACAGGGCACCGTAGCTCATGCCCGATACGTTGAACCATGAGGGTGCATCGTAGGGCTCGGTGCAATAGGGACCTATGCGCATCGACACCGAGCGGGTGCTCTCCTCGGACAGTTTGGGAAAGGGGCAATTCAGGAAGTAATAAGTACCGGGGCTGCGCAGGTCGCGGGTCGAACCGAAGGCGACGGTATTGTCGATGTTCTTGGCCGCCCGGTACACCCAGGAGCGCTGGGCACGGTTGAAGGGCATTTCTTCCCGGTCCATGGCAAAGAAGTACTGGCGAAAGAACTCACCCAGATGCTCAAACAGGTAGCGAAAGCGCCCCACCAGCGGATAGTTGCGCCTCAGGCTGTGTTTGGTCTGATGCTTGTCGATCTGGTAGTAGGCCAGCGCCGCCACTGCGATGCCCACCAGCACAATCAGCATCAGCACACCGATCACTGCGATGAAATTGATCGCAAAACTCGTCACCGCATCGTTCATGCACTATATCTCCTGCCAGATTCAGGCCCCTATCCTACCCCTGCCATGGCAAACCTCAATGGCTGCACGCGTTACCGGCACCAGCGGCAGAAAGCCCATAACAATTTGAGCTGCAGATTAGTAATTGAAACTGAAAAATTTATGAGTCTGTCCTTGTCGCTTCATAAGCACACGCCTGCTATTGGAAAACACGCCCAAACGCACAAAGCCCGTTACATCGAAATGCAACGGGCTAGCAGCCAATGATTCAGGCAGCAGCTTCAGTGCGGCTTTCAGACCAGCTGCTTGAGCGCGATCTCGAATGCCGTGCTGGCGATGCCGGTACGCGCGCTGGACTGGGCGTGGGTCAGCGCCAGGGCATTGCGCACCGTGCTGGTGACATCGCTGAAAATGGCCTCATCGCTGATCTCGACATTGTTATTCATCAGGAAAGCGAACACCCGGGCCATGCCGCAGTTGGCGATAAAGTCCGGCAGCACGCTGATTCTGGAGTCCAGGTACTCGTACACCTTGCCGTAGAAGATCTCGGGATCGTTGAAGGGCACGTTGGCGCCACAGGAGACCACTTCCAGCCCCCTGTCGATCAGGCGATCCAGCTGATCCTGGGTTACCAGGCGGGATGCCGCGCAGGGCAGGAAGATTTCCGCCTCCATATCCCAGATACGTGCCTGCACCTCCTCGAACGACAGCAGCCCTTCGGCCGCCAGCTGATTGCCCTGCTTGTTGTGGAACAGTTCGCGCACCTGCTCGAACGACAATCCCTCGGGTACCAGCAGACCGCCGGCACGGTCGATGATGCCAACAATTTTGGCGCCCTGCTGCGCCAGATAATAGGCCGCAGCCGAGCCCACATTACCCCAGCCCTGGACGATGACGCGCTTGCCCTGCACCTCGCCACCGTAGATGTTGTAGTAGTGGTGCACCGCCTCCGCCACACCCCAGCCGGTGATCATGTCGGCCACTGTGTACTTGCGGCCGTGATCCGGCGTATAGCGGCTGTCTTCGATAATCTTGGCCACGCCCAGGCGCAGCTGACCGACCTTCTGGATCCGTTCGCTGGTGCTGGGCTGGAAGTGGCCGTTGACCACGCCTTCCTGCGGGTGCCAGAGGCCGTAGCTTTCGGTAATGGGTATCACCTCGTGCACTTCATCGACGTTAAGGTCACCGCCGGTGCCGTAGTAGTGCTTCAGCAAGGGTGCCACCGCCTTGTACCAGCGCTTGAGCACATCGAGCTTGCGCGGATCGGCCGGATCGAAATCGATGCCGGACTTGGCACCGCCGATGGCCGGCCCCGACACCGAGAACTTCACTTCCATGGTCTTGGCCAGGGATTCCACTTCGTGACGGTCCAGCCCCTTGCGCATGCGGGTACCACCGCCGGCGGCGCCGCCGCGCAGGGAGTTGATCACCACCCAGCCCCTGGCCTCGGTTTCGGCGTCCTGCCATTCAAAGACGATCTCGGGAGTCTTGCTTTCAAATGCCTGCAGTAATTTTTTCATGGGAGTACACCTGTGTAGCCGGCAACGGCAAAGCTGTTGCCTCGCCAGGCACGCAGCCTGGCGAGATGAGTTAATGAACGAATACGAATTCAGACGTTGTAGAAGAACAGCACCACCAGGCCGACCGGTGTCAGGTAGCGCAGCACGAACAGCCAGACCCGGTGCATCGAGCCCGCGCCGAGTTCCTCTTCGCTGGAGGACTTTTTCATCACCCAGCCGACAAAGACAGCGGTCAGCAGCGCCACCAGCGGCATCATGACGTTGGCGGTGAGGAAGTCATACAGATCAAACAGGGTCTTGCCCTCAAAGCGCTCGAAGCTGTCCAGCGGCGTAAAGTCGGACCAGACATTCAGCGACAGCACCGTGGTCAGTCCTACCAGCCAGGCCGCCAGACCGCCCGAAATAGCCGCCTTGCGCCGCGCCATGCCCTGCTCTTCCAGCCACTTCACCACGGCCTCCAGCATCGACAGCGCCGAGGTCCAGGCGGCGAACAGCAGCAGCACAAAGAACAGGGTCGCAAAGAAGCTGCCCCCCGGCATCTGGCCAAAGGCCACCGGCAGGGTATTGAAGATCAGACCAGGCCCGGCGCCGGGTTCAAGGTCGTTGGCAAACACGATCGGGAAGATCGCCAGACCCGCCATCAGTGCCACCGCGGTATCCATCACCGCCACCAGCATGGAGGTGCGCACAATCGATACGCCCTTGGGCAGGTAGGCGCCGTAGGCCATCATGGAACCGCTGGCCAGGCTCAGGGTAAAGAACGCATGCCCGAGCGCCACCAGCACCGCCGCTGCGGTAAGACTGGAGAAGTCCGGTTCGAACAGAAAGCGCAGGGCGGTACCGAAATGATCGGTGCTCATGCCAAAGCCCACCAGCATGACCAGCAACAGCAGCAGCGCCGGCATCAGCCAGGTCACCGCCCGTTCCAGGCCGTGGCGCACGCCGCCCACCGACACCATCACCGCCAGCACCATGAACAGGCTGTGCCAGAGCGTCAGCTCAAAGGGCGACGCCAGCAGCTGGCCAAACATCTCGCCCGCCTGGGCGCCATCCATCCCCACCAGGTTGCCCTGCAGCGCATGGAAGATATAGGGAATGGTCCAGCCGGCAATGACACTGTAAAACGACAGGATCAGAAACGCCGCCAGGGTGGCCAGCCAGCCGATAGCCTTCCAGTGCCGCGACACCCCTTCCTGGCGGGCAATTTCGCGCATGCTGTTGATCGGGCTGTGGCGACCGCGCCGACCCAGCATGACTTCGGCGATCATCACCGGAATGCCGATCACGGCGATGCAGGCCAGGTACACCAGTACAAAGGCGCCGCCACCGTTTTCACCGGTGATATAGGGGAACTTCCAGATATTACCCAGGCCGACGGCGGAGCCCGCCGCCGCCAGAATAAAGGCCAGACGGGACGACCAGAGGGCCGGACCGGGCGCAGCCGAGCGACTCGCGGAGGATGCGATAGTGGTTGAAGACACAGAGTGCTCCTTGAAAACCTGTTATTAGCATTGTTATAGGTCGCCGCCGGCGCCTCTTCCCTGCCGTCCCTAACGAGGAAAGGAGGATAGAGACGCCGGAGCGGGTCAGACTGAGCGGTGAACGTTGATCAGCCGTTATTCGGCAGGACGCCGCGGCGGATCTGGTCTTCCTCGATGGATTCGAACAGGGCCTGGAAGTTGCCCTCGCCAAAGCCCTCGTTACCCTTGCGCTGAATGATCTCGAAGAAGATCGGGCCAATCACCGTATCGGTGAAGATCTGCAGCAGTAGCCCCTGCCCCTGGGTAGGCGCGCCGTCGATCAGGATATGATCCTTCTGCAAGCGGGCCACATCTTCACCGTGGCCCGGCAGGCGTGCGTCGATGCGTGCATAGTAGGTGTCCGGCGTGGTCAGGAAGGTCACACCGGCGGCACGCAGGGTTTCAACGGTCTGGAAGATATCGCCGGTACCCAGGGCAATATGCTGGATGCCTTCGCCGTTGTAATCCTGCAGGAATTCCTCGATCTGACTCTTGTCGTCGGTGGACTCGTTGATCGGGATGCGAATCTTGCCGCAGGGGCTGGTCAGGGCGCGGGACTTGAGCCCGGTCAGCTTGCCTTCGATATCGAAGTAGCGCACTTCACGGAAGTTGAAATGCTGCTCGTAGAAGCCGGCCCACAGGTCCATGTTGCCCCGCGCCACATTGTGCGTCAGGTGATCAATGTAGGTCAGGCCCACCCCCGCCGGGTGCTGGTCGACACCCTTGATGGGGCGAAAGTCCACATCATAGATGCTCTTGTCGCCGTAGCGATCCACCAGGTAGATCAGGGAGCCGCCGATACCCTCGATGGCCGGAATCTGCAGTTCCATCGGGCCTGCGCCGGATTCCACCGCTTTGGCGCCACCGGCCACCAGCGCCTTGAGCGCGGCGGCGGCATCGGCCACCCGAAACGCCATGGCATTGGCGCTGGGGCCATGTTCATGGGCGAAACTCTGGGCGCGGCTGTTGGGCTCGGCATTGAGGATGAAATTGATATCGCCCTGGCGGAACAGGGTGACATTCTTGCTGCGGTGCCGGGCGATGGCGACAAAGCCCAGGCTTTCGAACAGACGGGACAGGATTTCAGGCGAATCCGAGCAATACTCGACGAACTCGAAGCCGTCGGTGCCCAGGGGGTTTTCCCACAGGCCTGAGGGGGTTGCAGTTTGTGTCTGGGCCATTGTTATTATCTCCATCCGTACCGTGAGTGCTGGCAAGTGATCCGGTGTGACCTGAGTCGCGCCGAGTGATTGAGAAATAGCTTAAGGCAAATGCCGTGCGTTTATTTTGCATAAAACGCTCGTACCGCTTAACTTTCACATGATTCCCGCATTCAAGAGATCAAAAACGTGAGAAACACGCATTCCGTTGCGCTCGACCGTCAGGACATCAAAATTCTCGAGGCGCTGCAGCAAAACGGCCGACTCAGTAATGTGGAATTATCGGAGCTGGTACACCTGTCCGCATCCCAGTGTCAGCGGCGGCGTCAGAAGCTGGAAGAAACCGGGGTGGTGTGCAAATACATCGCACAGCTGGACCCGGAAAAGATCGGGCTTGGCGTCATGGCACTGGTCAGCGTATCGCTGGACAAACACAGCGAGAAGATCGCCGACGCTTTCCGTACTGCCATTATAGAGTACCCCGAGGTACTCGAATGCTGGGGGGTGGCGGGTGATGCAGACTATATGCTGAAAATCGTGGCGCCGGATCTGAAAGCCTTCGCCGATGTCACCCTGCACCGGCTGCTGAACCTGCCGATGGTGTCCAACGTCAAATCCAACCTGCTGCTGCAGACGCTGAAATCCACGACGGAGCTGCCGGTACGCTGGTCACTCTAAGCCTGACGGTCGCTGCAAGCCCATCGACAGCATGCTGCCAGACGCAAAAAGGCCGGCAATTAATGCCGGCCTCTTGTCAGATCATGCGAGGCACGCAGTCCTGCGCGGTTACAGGATCAGAAATCCAGCCGCCCCTCCAGGATAAAGGCGCGACCCGGGCCAGACACACGCCCGACCGGGCTGACATCGGCACCACGGAAGTAGTAGTCCTCATCCAGCAGGTTGGTCGCCGCCACGGCCAGGTTCAGGTTGTTGCCGCCGCCAAGGGCAATATCCCGCCCCAGGCGCGCATTCACCAGGGTATAGGACGGCAGCTTGCCGGCATCACCGTTGGCCGTTTCCGCCACCGTATTGGCGGCATCGCTGAAGCTGTCGCTGGCATACTGGGCGCTCAGGCTGGCCTGCCACTGCAGGTACTGGTAGCCGGCCCGCAGGCTGAGGTGGTGCTGCGAGGCGTTCGGCAACTCATTGCCGGCATTGGCACCGTTAAGCTGCTCGGTATCCAGATAGGTGTACCCCAGGCCCAGGCTCAGACGCTCGGTGGTCTGCCAGTCCGCTTCCAGCTCGATACCCTGGTGGCGGGTCTCGCCCAGGTTCTCGTAGCGATCCAGCGCCTTGTTGTACTGAATCTGATCATCGTAATCGATGCGGAACAGCGTGGCCGAGGTTGCAAGCTCAGGCATCGCCTGCCAGCGGGCACCCAGCTCGTAGTTCCAGGCGGTTTCGTTGGCGACGTCCTCGGCCTTGGTGGCCTGGGCGATCTGTACCGGCACCAGGGAACGCTGAGTGTTGGCAAACAGGAATACGCTGTCGCTGGCCTGCAGCCCCAGGGTCAGGCCCGGCAGGACTTCATCGGCATTGTTGGTCGACTCGGTGGCGGCACGCTCGTCGACGAAATCCATCCGCACGTTCTCGTAACGCAGCCCCGGCGTGACTTCCAGCCGGCCGTCCAGCAGGCTCAGGGTATCGCTGACATAGAGCGCCACGGCGTTGGTTTCCAGGTCCCACTTGCGCACCGAGGCATAGGTGCCACTGGCCAGCTCTTCGCGGTTGACGTCAAAATCCACCGTTTCGGAGACGTAGCGTGCCCCCAGGGTCAGGGTGTGATCCCCCTTTTGCACCGTCAGGCGCGGCTCGGTGCCCCAGACATTGAAGATACGCGGCGAGTCGGCGACATGGCTGGCATCGGCTTCAGGGTCCGCCCAGCTGCCGCCGCTCACCAGGTCCTGACCAAAGAAGAAGGTGCGGTCGGCACGGTGGGCGAAGTTGCGCCACTGGAACTCCACCGCGTCACTCGGGCGGGCAGTCCAGGTCAGGGTGCCGCGCAGCATGTCGGCGGCATAGGCATCGTGCGGGCGCTGCGACTGGGTGCGGTCCTGCGCGTAGGCGCTCGGGCTCAGGGCGCCGGGCAGCTGGGCATCGACATCGTAGTACTGCAACTGTGCGGCCAGCTCGTTGTAATCATTCACGAAATATTCGGCGTCGAGGACGAAATTACGCACCTCGGTATCGGAATGATCACGGAAACCGTCACCGCTTTGCACATTGGCCTGGAACTGCAGCGCCAGGTCCTCGGTCGCAAAGCCGCCAATACGGTAATAGGTATCGCTGAAGACATTGCCGGTCTCTTCGGCAATCACCAGCCGCTGCTGCAGTGTCTGTTCGGTATCGACCGGAATCGGTCGGGTGCGGAAATTCATCACACCGCCGACGTTATTGGGGCCATAGTGCACGGCGGCACCGCCCCGTACCACGTCAATCGCATCGACGCTGGGCAGGGTGACCGGAAACAGCGAGACACCGACGTTGCTGTAAGGGCCGATGGCGATGGGATAACCGTCCACCAGCATTTGCAGACGTTCGCTGCGCAGCGGGTTCAGGCCCCGCAGGCCTATATTCGGCAGAATACCGGTGCCGGTCTCATCCAGTATCTGGATGCCGGGGGCCGAGCGCAGCGCATCCTCCAGGTTCAGGGCACCACTTTGCTGCAGCGCTTCCTGATCCAGCAGGGTACGGGAACCGGGATAGACCTTGATCTCCTCTTCGCCAGGGGTACCAATCCAGTCGCCCTGCACCGACAGCGCGTCCAGTTCAACCGCATCCTCAGCCCAGCCAACCTGGCTGGTGGCAATGCTGACCAAACTGACCGCCACTACCAGTGGCTTTCTCAGAAGCCTGGGGCGCACAAGCTGCTGTGCGCTAAACGACCGGGACATAAGGTTCTCCAATTGCGTTTTCATTAAATCTAAATGATAAGTGTTCGCAATTGTATCTAGATTATAATTCTCATACAACCTCTTAATCGACGCTGAATGCACCAATCACCAATCACCAATCACCAATGAACACAGGACTCTGCCCGGCCAGGGCTGCCGGGGCTTTCAAGCGGCCTAAAGCAGCGGCCGCACCAGGGACGATACCGGCACGAACTGCGGCCTGCCGGTCAGCTCATCCGGGGCGACCCGGGCATGCACCCGGAACACATCGGCCAGTAACGCCTGCGTCAGCACTTCAGCCGGTGCGCCCTCCTGCTCCAGCCGGCCTGCCCGCATGGCCACCAGGCGATGACCAAACTGCGCCGCCTGGTTCAGATCGTGCAGCGACATGATCACGGTCAGGCCCTGCTGCTGGTTCAGTTCGCTCAGCAACTCCAGCACCTCGAGCTGGTGGCCCAGGTCGAGGTAGGTGGTCGGCTCATCCAGAATCAGAATATCGGCCTGCTGTGCCAGCGACAGCGCAATCCAGGCGCGCTGCCGCTCACCGCCGGACAGCGCCGACAAGGGCCGCGCCTCGAAGCCCCCCAGGCCCGTGACCCGGATCGCCCAGCGCACCATTTTAAAATCCTGCTCGCTCGGCTGACCCAGCAAGCGCTGATAGGGAAAGCGGCCGTAGCGCACCAGCTGCTCCACGGTCAGGCCATCCGGCGCCACCGGATGCTGTGGCAGCATGGCCAGGCGCTGCGCCAGTTCACGCCGCTTCCAGCGCCTGATCGAGCGTCCGTCCAGCAGGACCTGACCCTGCTGCGGTTGTAGCAGACCGGCCAAGGCTCGCAGCAAGGTGCTCTTGCCGCAGCCATTGGGACCGATAAGACAATGAATCCGGCCGGTATCTACTTCCAAGCTCAGTTGCGGTACGACGATCTTGTCGTCATAGCCCAGCTTCAGTTCCTGTGCCGATAACATGCGTCCTCTTCCTCCTACGCCTGCCTGCGTGCCAGCAGGTAGATAAAAAACGGTACCCCAAGCAGGGACGTAATCACCCCGATGGGAATCTCCGCCGGCACCAGCAGCAAGCGTCCGAGCAGGTCCGACAGCATCACCAGCAGGGCACCGAACAGGGGCCCCAGCACCAGCTGCAGCCGCAGGTCCGGACCACAGCACAGGCGGGCGATCTGCGCCACGATGAGGCCGATAAAGCCGATCGGCCCCACCACCCCCACGGCACTGGCGGCAAAGAGCACCGCCACCAGCAGCAGTGCGAAACGCCACAGTTCCACCCGCAACCCCAGGCTGCTGGCGACATCGTCCCCCAGCTGCAACAGGTTGGCACCGGCCAGCAGCAGCGGCAGCAGACTCAGCGCCAACAGCGTCCAGGGCAGCAGAGCCCAGAGGTGCTCCCAGCCACGGCCAAACAGACTGCCCGCCAGCCAGATCAGCACCGTTTCGGTATTCATGGACCCCCAGCCCGCCAGCACCCCGGTGGCCAGTGCATTCAGCACACTGGCCACGGCAATGCCGCTGAGCACCAGCCGCACCGGCGTAACGCCGCGACTCCAGCCCAGCCGGTACACCGCCGCGGCGGCCAGAATGCCACCACCACTACTGATCAGCGGCAGCCAGTCGAGGCTGATCGAAAGAGCCGAATAGCTGCCGCTGTCGCCCCAGACTCGCTCGGCCATGACAAAGGCCAGCACCGCCGCCAGGCTGGCGCCGGCATTGATGCCCAGCACACCGGCATCCGCCAGGGGGTTGCGCATCACGGCCTGCAGCACTGAGCCTGCGATGGCAAAATGCACCCCCACCAGCAGCCCCAGCAGTACTCGCGGCAGGCGCAGGTTCCAGACGATATCGGTGGCTACTGCATCCCCCTCACCGTTGAGTGCCCGCCAGACCTGCAGTGGCGTCAGCGTCACAGCACCGTAGAGCAGGTTCAGCACCAGGGCCACGGCAATCAGCGCCAGTAACAGCAGCGCAAGCCCCAGTAGACGCGGAAATTCAAAGCGCCGCAGCTGGGCCGGCGGTGCGCATTGTGTTTGTGCCAGCATCACAGAACCCTCGTGCGAATCAGCCAGATAAATAGCGGGCCGCCGAGAAGCGCCGTAAACATGCCCAAGGGCAGTTCGGCCGGCGCCGCCAGGGTGCGGGCAAGCAGGTCACTCAGAGTCACCAGCAGTGCACCCAGCAACATGACCGCCGGCAGCGCAAAGCGCTGATCCGAGCCCAGCAGCAGACGTACCAGATGGGGCGCCACCAGACCGACAAAGCCCACCGGACCCGCCACCGCCACGGTCGCTGCCGTCAGCGCCACGGCGATACCGACAAAGCCCAGACGCCACAGCAGCACACGGGCACCCAGGGCCCGGGCGACGGCATCGTCCAGCCGCAGCAGATTCAGATAGCGGGAGAAACACATCACCAGAAGGAGGCCACCACAGGCCCAGGGCAAAATCAGCTGTACATGGCTCCAGCCCCGCCCCTGCAGACCACCGGCCAGCCAGAAATAGAGTTGCTGCGCCTGGGCACCGGAAAACAGCAGAAAAGCGGTTGCCAGCGCGGTGGCCAGGGCCGTCACGGCGATGCCGGCCAGGGCCAGGCGCAGGGGCGTAAAGCCGCCCTGCGCCGCCAGCACAAAAGTCAGCGCGGCCGCCAGTGTGCCTCCCAGCATGCCTATCCAGGGCAGCCAGCTGGCACTCACTACGAAACAGACCTGGGCCACCACCACCAGCATGGAGGCACCGGCAACCACACCGGTAATACCCGGGGACGCCAGCGGATTGCGGGTCACCGTCTGCATCACCCAGCCGGCAACGCCAAGGCTCGCGCCCACCAGCAGACCGGCCAGAAAACGCGGCAGCCGCAGCTCCCACACCAGTATCGCGGGCATGCCGGTTTCAGTGCCATTCAATACACGCCAGAGTGCCTGCAGTGACACAGGGACGGCGCCGGCGGCCAGGGCCAGGGCCGCGGTGGCGAGCAAGGCAATGACCAGCCCGGCGAGCAGGCCCGGACCCTTGAAATCCGCGCCTGGGGCCGGGGCGGATCGCAGCGCCGACAGGGTTGCGTGCAGCATTCTCGGCAACCCGGCCTAGTGAAACAGCCGGCTGGCCAGGGAGGCGGGCAACTGCGGCTGGGAAAAGGTTTCAGGGTACAGGCGCCAGGCCATTTCCCGCAGAATGTACTCACGGGCAATGGGGCCGCCGCCTTCCTTCCAGTGCAGGCCCACCTCATATACGCGCCCCTGCTGCACGGCCTTCAGATAGGGCCACACCGGGTTGGCGGCATAGGCATGGCGGGTACTGGAGGCAAACATGAAGATCACATCGGGGTTCAGCGCCAGCAGCTGCTCCAGGCTGAGCTGGAAGCCAAACGGGACCGCTTGTTCGGGTGTGGGCGACGGGCCTATGCTGTTGGTCGCCTGCAGCCGGCGCAGCAGATCGGTGGTCAGAAAATGGTCGTAATAGGCAAAGGGCGCTTCGCCGCTGCCCGCCAGCAGCACGGCACTGATTCCGCCGGGAGCCCGGCGGCCAAAATCATCCACCAGCGCCTCGAAGTCGGCATTCAGCGCTTGGCCTTCTGCCGCCTTGCCCAGCGCCGTGGCAATGCCCGCCACCGCCCGCAGGCTGTCGTCATGACTGATCACATCGAAGGCATAGAAAGGTGCCAGGGCGCTGAGCTTTTGCGCACTGGGTTCGGTATAGCGGCGGATCGCCAGAATCAGATCAGGCTGCAGCGCCGACAGCAGCTCCAGGTTGGTACTGGCGCGCTGCCCCAGGCTCGGCACGCCCTCCATCAGCGGCCCGAGAAAATCCGGTGTCGGGCGATCGCCGAAGGTGGATGCCCCCGCCGGCGCAACCCCCAGGGCCACCAGGGTGTCGGCGGCGAAGGTCGAAATGGCGACCACTTTGCGGGCGCCGTCCTGAGGCTGGATCAGCTGCCCCCGGTCGTCTGTTGCCGCCTGTGCCACTGGCGCCAGTAACGTCAGCGTGCCCACCACCATCAATGCCAC from Marinobacterium aestuarii includes these protein-coding regions:
- a CDS encoding ABC transporter substrate-binding protein, with amino-acid sequence MRFQGLVALMVVGTLTLLAPVAQAATDDRGQLIQPQDGARKVVAISTFAADTLVALGVAPAGASTFGDRPTPDFLGPLMEGVPSLGQRASTNLELLSALQPDLILAIRRYTEPSAQKLSALAPFYAFDVISHDDSLRAVAGIATALGKAAEGQALNADFEALVDDFGRRAPGGISAVLLAGSGEAPFAYYDHFLTTDLLRRLQATNSIGPSPTPEQAVPFGFQLSLEQLLALNPDVIFMFASSTRHAYAANPVWPYLKAVQQGRVYEVGLHWKEGGGPIAREYILREMAWRLYPETFSQPQLPASLASRLFH
- a CDS encoding FecCD family ABC transporter permease: MLHATLSALRSAPAPGADFKGPGLLAGLVIALLATAALALAAGAVPVSLQALWRVLNGTETGMPAILVWELRLPRFLAGLLVGASLGVAGWVMQTVTRNPLASPGITGVVAGASMLVVVAQVCFVVSASWLPWIGMLGGTLAAALTFVLAAQGGFTPLRLALAGIAVTALATALATAFLLFSGAQAQQLYFWLAGGLQGRGWSHVQLILPWACGGLLLVMCFSRYLNLLRLDDAVARALGARVLLWRLGFVGIAVALTAATVAVAGPVGFVGLVAPHLVRLLLGSDQRFALPAVMLLGALLVTLSDLLARTLAAPAELPLGMFTALLGGPLFIWLIRTRVL
- a CDS encoding FecCD family ABC transporter permease, which codes for MLAQTQCAPPAQLRRFEFPRLLGLALLLLALIAVALVLNLLYGAVTLTPLQVWRALNGEGDAVATDIVWNLRLPRVLLGLLVGVHFAIAGSVLQAVMRNPLADAGVLGINAGASLAAVLAFVMAERVWGDSGSYSALSISLDWLPLISSGGGILAAAAVYRLGWSRGVTPVRLVLSGIAVASVLNALATGVLAGWGSMNTETVLIWLAGSLFGRGWEHLWALLPWTLLALSLLPLLLAGANLLQLGDDVASSLGLRVELWRFALLLVAVLFAASAVGVVGPIGFIGLIVAQIARLCCGPDLRLQLVLGPLFGALLVMLSDLLGRLLLVPAEIPIGVITSLLGVPFFIYLLARRQA